One window from the genome of Amaranthus tricolor cultivar Red isolate AtriRed21 chromosome 9, ASM2621246v1, whole genome shotgun sequence encodes:
- the LOC130823722 gene encoding omega-hydroxypalmitate O-feruloyl transferase-like, translating into MVYEKGLENGNHVFELKVNQVGEPTMVQPEKETPKGFYFLSNLDQNIAVIVRTVYCFKSQEKGNELAAQVLKDALSKVLVHYYPLVGRLTISPQGKLIINCDGDTDGAVFVEAEADCNMDEIGDSTKPDPITLGKLVYEFPGAKNLLEIPPLVAQVTKFKCGGFALGLCMNHCMFDGIGAMEFVNSWGETARGLALNTPPFLDRMILNARDPPKVEFKHQEFDEIQDISGTNDLYAEKMQYRSFCFDMSQLERLKAKAMEDGTLKKCTTFEALSAFVWRARSKALQMKPDQKTKLLFAVDGRPKFSPPLPKGYFGNGIVLTNCICPASELIENNLSYGVELVQNAIKMVTDDYMRSAIDYFETTRARPSLSSTLLITTWSRLSFHTTDFGWGVPVLSGPVALPEKEVTLFLSHGNERKSINVLLGLPDSAMQSFEEQVKEI; encoded by the exons ATG GTTTATGAAAAGGGATTGGAGAATGGCAATCATGTATTTGAGTTGAAAGTGAATCAAGTAGGAGAACCAACAATGGTTCAACCAGAAAAGGAGACACCAAAAGGGTTTTACTTTCTTTCTAATTTAGACCAAAACATAGCAGTAATTGTACGTACAGTTTATTGCTTTAAGTCACAAGAGAAGGGAAATGAGTTGGCTGCACAAGTGTTAAAAGATGCACTTTCCAAGGTGTTGGTGCACTATTATCCTTTGGTTGGAAGGCTAACCATTAGCCCACAAGGGAAGCTCATTATAAACTGCGACGGAGACACTGATGGCGCGGTGTTCGTCGAGGCGGAGGCGGATTGTAATATGGATGAGATTGGGGATTCTACTAAGCCTGATCCTATTACTCTTGGAAAGTTGGTTTATGAATTTCCTGGTGCTAAAAATTTGCTTGAAATTCCTCCTCTTGTTGCTCAG GTGACAAAGTTCAAGTGTGGAGGTTTCGCATTAGGATTGTGCATGAACCATTgcatgtttgatgggattggAGCTATGGAATTCGTCAACTCATGGGGCGAAACTGCACGGGGTCTAGCCCTCAACACGCCCCCCTTCCTAGACCGAATGATCTTGAACGCACGCGATCCACCAAAAGTCGAGTTCAAACACCAAGAATTCGATGAAATCCAAGACATATCCGGCACCAATGATCTATACGCCGAGAAAATGCAATACCGATCCTTTTGCTTCGACATGAGCCAACTCGAAAGGCTCAAGGCGAAAGCGATGGAAGATGGAACCCTCAAGAAATGCACCACATTTGAAGCACTCTCAGCATTTGTATGGAGGGCAAGGAGCAAAGCACTTCAAATGAAGCCTGATCAAAAAACAAAGCTACTCTTTGCGGTTGATGGAAGGCCTAAATTTAGCCCTCCTTTACCAAAAGGGTATTTTGGGAATGGAATTGTGCTTACTAATTGTATTTGCCCTGCTAGTGAGTTAATCGAAAACAATCTCTCTTATGGTGTAGAGTTGGTGCAAAATGCTATTAAAATGGTTACCGATGATTATATGAGGTCAGCTATAGATTATTTTGAAACAACAAGGGCAAGACCGTCATTAAGCTCGACTCTTTTGATTACAACATGGTCAAGATTGTCTTTTCATACTACTGATTTTGGATGGGGTGTACCCGTTCTATCTGGGCCTGTTGCATTACCTGAAAAAGAAGTTACATTGTTTTTGTCTCATGGAAATGAGAGAAAATCTATTAATGTGCTCTTGGGATTGCCTGATTCTGCCATGCAAAGCTTTGAAGAACAAGTGAAAGAaatctaa